The nucleotide window TCTACAACTGCAGCGTCTTCACCAACTACAGTTTCTTCAACTGCAGTGTCCTCAGCAACTGTAGGGTCTACAACTGCAGCGTCTTCACCAACTACAGCTTCTTCAACTGCAGTGTCCTCAGCAACTACAGGGTCTACAACTGCAGCATCTTCACCAACTGCAGCTTCTTCAACTGCAGTGTCCTCAGCAACTACAGTGTCTACAACTGCAGCGTCTTCACCAACTGCAGCTTCTTCAACTGCAGTGTCCTCAGCAACTACAGTGTCTACAACTGCAGCGTCTTCACCAACTACAGCTTCTTCAACTGCAGTGTCCTCAGCAACTACAGCTTCTTCAACTGCAGTGTCCTCAGCAACTGTAGGGTCTACAACTGCAGTATCCTCAGCAAGTTCAGCTTCTACAACTCCATTGTCCTCACCAACTACAGCCTCTTCAACTGCAGTATCCTCACCAACTACAGAGTCTACAACTGCAGTGTCCTCAGCATCTACAGCCTCTACAACTGCAGTGTCCTCACCATCTACAGCTTCATCAGCTGCACTGTTCTCACTGTCTACATCTTCTACAGCTACAGTGTCTTCACTTTTTACATCTTCTACAAGTGCAGTGTCCTCACAGTCAACAGCTTCATCGCCTGCAGTGTCCACAGCATCTACAAGTGTAGCGTCCTCACCATCTACTGCTTCTACAAGTGCAGTGTCCTCACCATCTACCGTTTCTACAAGTGCAGTGCCATCAGCATCTACAGCTTCTACAAGTGCAGTGTCCTCACAATCTACAGCTTCTACAAGTGCAGTGTCCCCACAATCTACAAGTGCAGTTTCCTCACCATCTACAGCTTCTACAAGTGCAGTATCCTCACAATCTACAAGTGCAGTGTCCTCACCACCTACAGCTTCTACGAGTGCAGTGTCATCAGCATCTACAGTGTCTACAAGTGCAGTGTCATCACCACCTACAGCTTCTACAAGTGCAGTGTCCTCACCACCTACAGCTTCTACAAGTGCAGTGTCCTCACAATCTACAAGTGCAGTGTCCTCACCACCTACAGCATCTACAAGTGCAGTGTCCTCAGCATCTACCGTTTCTACAAGTGCAGTGTCCTCACCACCTACAGCTTCTACAAGTGCAGTGTCCTCACAATCTACAAGTGCAGTGTCCTCACCACCTACAGCTTCTACAAGTGCAGTGTCCTCACAATCTACAAGTGCAGTGTCCTCACCACCTACAGCATCTACAAGTGCAGTGTCCTCAGCATCTACCGTTTCTACAAGTGCAGTGTCCTCACCACCTACAGCTTCTACAAGTGCAGTGTCCTCACAATCTACAAGTGCAGTGTCCTCACCACCTACAGCATCTACAAGTGCAGTGTCCTCAGCATCTACCGTTTCTACAAGTGCAGTGTCCTCACCACCTACAGCTTCTACAAGTGCAGTGTCCTCAGCATCTACCATTTCTTCAAGTGCAGTGTCCTCACCACCTACAGCTTCTACAAGTGCAGTGTCCTCACAATCTACAAGTGCAGTGTCCTCACCACCTACAGCATCTACAAGTGCAGTGTCCTCAGCATCGACAGTTTCTACAAGTGCAGTGTCCTCACCATCTACAGCTTCTACAAGTGCAGTGTCCTCAGCATCTACCATTTCTTCAAGTGCAGTGTCCTCACCACCTACAGCATCTACAAGTGCAGTGTCCTCAGCATCTACCGTTTCTACAAGTGCAGTGTCCTCACCACCTACAGCTTCTACAAGTGCAGTGTCCTCACAATCTACAAGTGCAGTGTCCTCACCACCTACAGCATCTACAAGTGCAGTGTCCTCAGCATCTACCGTTTCTACAAGTGCAGTGTCCTCACCACCTACAGCTTCTACAAGTGCAGTGTCCTCACAATCTACAAGTGCAGTGTCCTCACCACCTACAGCATCTACAAGTGCAGTGTCCTCAGCATCTACTGTTTCTACAAGTGCAGTGTCCTCACCACCTACAGCTTCTACAAGTGCAGTGTCCTCACAATCTACAAGTGCAGTGTCCTCACCACCTACAGCATCTACAAGTGCAGTGTCCTCAGCATCTACCATTTCTACAAGTGCAGTGTCCTCACAATCTACAGCTTCTACAAGTGCAGTATCCTCAGCATCTACCGTTTCTACAAGTGCAGTGTCCTCACCACCTACAGCTTCTACAAGTGCAGTGTCCTCACAATCTACAAGTGCAGTGTCCTCACCACCTACAGCATCTACAAGTGCAGTGTCCTCAGCATCTACTGTTTCTACAAGTGCAGTGTCCTCACCACCTACAGCTTCTACAAGTGCAGTGTCCTCACAATCTACAAGTGCAGTGTCCTCACCACCTACAGCATCTACAAGTGCAGTGTCCTCAGCATCTACCGTTTCTACAAGTGCAGTGTCCTCACAATCTACAGCTTCTACAAGTGCAGTATCCTCAGCATCTACCGTTTCTACAAGTGCAGTGTCCTCACCACCTACAGCTTCTACAAGTGCAGTGTCCTCACAATCTACAAGTGCAGTGTCCTCACCACCTACAGCATCTACAAGTGCAGTGTCCTCAGCATCTACCGTTTCTACAAGTGCAGTGTCCTCACCACCTACAGCTTCTACAAGTGCAGTGTCCTCACAATCTACAAGTGCAGTGTCCTCACCACCTACAGCTTCTACAAGTGCAGTGTCCTCACCATCTACAGCTTCTACAAGTGCAGTGTCCTCACCATCTACAGCTTCAACAAGTGCAGTGTCCTCACAATCTACAAGTGCAGTGTCCACACCATCTACAGCTTCTTCAAGTGCAATGTCCTCAGCATCTACAGTTTCTACAAGTGCAGTGTCATCACAATCTACAGCTTCAACAAGTGCAGTGTCCTCACAATCTACAGCTTCTACAAGTGCAGTGTCCTCAGCATCTACAGCTTCTACAAGTGCAGTGTCATCACCATCCTCCGCTCCTACAAGTGCAGTGTCCTCAGCATCTACAGCTCCTACAAGTGCAGTGTCCTCAGCATCTACAGCTTCTACAAGTGCAGTGTCATCTGCATCTACAGCGACCTCACCATCTAGTGCTACTGCAGCATCTACAG belongs to Danio rerio strain Tuebingen ecotype United States chromosome 1, GRCz12tu, whole genome shotgun sequence and includes:
- the LOC137495322 gene encoding uncharacterized protein, coding for MSEYSITIIYIYISQLNNHSFYNINGFYSVHSFHSLYTCSVLGVYRDYNFYNCSVLTNYSFYNCSYLTNYSFYNCSVLTNYSFFNCSVLNNTRVYNSSVFTNYSFFNCSVLGNYRVYNCSVFTNYNFFNCSVLSNTRVYNCSVFTNYSFFNCSYLTNYSFYNCSVFTNYSFFNCSYLTNYSFYNCSVFTNYSFFNCSVLSNTRVYNSSVFTNYSFFNCNYFTNYSFFNCSVLSNTRVYNCSVFTNYSFFNCSVLSNYRVYNCSIFTNYSFFNCSVLSNTRVYNCSVFTNYSFFNCNCLTNYSFFNCSYLTNYSFFNCSVLSNTRVYNCSVFTNYSFFNCSYLTNYSFFNCSVLNSYSFFNSSVFTNYSFFNCTVLTNYRVYNCSIFTNYSFFNCSVLSNTRVYNCSVFTNYSFFNCSVLSNYSGFNCSLLTNNSFFNCSVLSNYSGFNCSLLTNNSFFNCTVLCNCRVYNCSVFTNYSFFNCSVLGNYRVYNSSVFTNHSFFNCTVLCNCRVYNCSVFTNYSFFNCSVLSNCRVYNCSVFTNYSFFNCSVLSNYRVYNCSIFTNCSFFNCSVLSNYSVYNCSVFTNCSFFNCSVLSNYSVYNCSVFTNYSFFNCSVLSNYSFFNCSVLSNCRVYNCSILSKFSFYNSIVLTNYSLFNCSILTNYRVYNCSVLSIYSLYNCSVLTIYSFISCTVLTVYIFYSYSVFTFYIFYKCSVLTVNSFIACSVHSIYKCSVLTIYCFYKCSVLTIYRFYKCSAISIYSFYKCSVLTIYSFYKCSVPTIYKCSFLTIYSFYKCSILTIYKCSVLTTYSFYECSVISIYSVYKCSVITTYSFYKCSVLTTYSFYKCSVLTIYKCSVLTTYSIYKCSVLSIYRFYKCSVLTTYSFYKCSVLTIYKCSVLTTYSFYKCSVLTIYKCSVLTTYSIYKCSVLSIYRFYKCSVLTTYSFYKCSVLTIYKCSVLTTYSIYKCSVLSIYRFYKCSVLTTYSFYKCSVLSIYHFFKCSVLTTYSFYKCSVLTIYKCSVLTTYSIYKCSVLSIDSFYKCSVLTIYSFYKCSVLSIYHFFKCSVLTTYSIYKCSVLSIYRFYKCSVLTTYSFYKCSVLTIYKCSVLTTYSIYKCSVLSIYRFYKCSVLTTYSFYKCSVLTIYKCSVLTTYSIYKCSVLSIYCFYKCSVLTTYSFYKCSVLTIYKCSVLTTYSIYKCSVLSIYHFYKCSVLTIYSFYKCSILSIYRFYKCSVLTTYSFYKCSVLTIYKCSVLTTYSIYKCSVLSIYCFYKCSVLTTYSFYKCSVLTIYKCSVLTTYSIYKCSVLSIYRFYKCSVLTIYSFYKCSILSIYRFYKCSVLTTYSFYKCSVLTIYKCSVLTTYSIYKCSVLSIYRFYKCSVLTTYSFYKCSVLTIYKCSVLTTYSFYKCSVLTIYSFYKCSVLTIYSFNKCSVLTIYKCSVHTIYSFFKCNVLSIYSFYKCSVITIYSFNKCSVLTIYSFYKCSVLSIYSFYKCSVITILRSYKCSVLSIYSSYKCSVLSIYSFYKCSVICIYSDLTI